The following proteins are encoded in a genomic region of Gossypium hirsutum isolate 1008001.06 chromosome D05, Gossypium_hirsutum_v2.1, whole genome shotgun sequence:
- the LOC107906774 gene encoding uncharacterized protein, giving the protein MQPQQGSRINLGELKAQIVKKIGAERSKRYFYNLSRFLSQKLGKSEFDKSCYRILGRENLPLHNQLIRSILKNVCQAKTPPPVHEAGPAKSLIQNVKSYPGRDDGHEPTGSLVPNLNPNMAISSNGILPVSSLRKVRSGAPDRKVRDRPSPLGPNGKVDSFSHQSMRTEDNGNKLGLENGDLTPYDYQRPLQHPQAVAEQPEIEREGLVRSTGKPRVLSKGQTEGAIVEDGEEVEQSNHIDFSRSPLLAPLGIPCCSASIGGAHKSLPVASSGDFISYYDSGGLYDTETLKKRMEQIAAVQGLGGVSLECASMLNSMLDVYLKKLIGSCFDLVGSRSTRELRKQSAHKQQLQGKVVNGLWPSNHFHMQSSSGPTEVLQEQGQRCSISLLDFKVAMELNPQQLGEDWSLLLEKICMHSFEE; this is encoded by the coding sequence atttttataatttgagtAGGTTTTTAAGTCAGAAACTCGGTAAAAGTGAGTTTGATAAGTCATGTTACCGCATTCTTGGAAGGGAGAATCTGCCACTGCATAATCAGTTGATACGGTCAATATTGAAAAATGTTTGTCAGGCTAAGACTCCACCACCAGTTCATGAAGCAGGTCCCGCTAAATCtttgatacaaaatgtgaaaaGTTATCCTGGTAGAGATGATGGACATGAACCGACTGGATCCCTTGTTCCCAACCTGAATCCAAACATGGCCATTTCGTCAAATGGGATTTTGCCAGTGTCATCCCTGCGAAAGGTTAGGTCTGGAGCACCGGATAGAAAAGTCAGGGATCGGCCCAGCCCACTGGGGCCAAATGGAAAGGTTGATAGTTTCTCACATCAATCCATGAGAACTGAAGACAATGGCAATAAATTGGGTTTGGAGAATGGGGATTTGACACCATACGATTATCAGCGACCATTGCAGCATCCTCAAGCAGTTGCCGAGCAGCCTGAAATTGAAAGAGAAGGTTTGGTGCGTTCCACGGGAAAGCCAAGGGTGCTTAGCAAAGGTCAGACTGAAGGAGCCATTGTTGAAGACGGGGAGGAGGTGGAGCAATCCAACCACATTGATTTCTCTAGAAGTCCTTTGCTTGCGCCTCTTGGGATTCCATGTTGTTCAGCTAGTATTGGTGGGGCCCACAAATCACTGCCCGTGGCAAGCAGTGGCGACTTCATTAGCTACTATGACAGTGGTGGTTTGTATGATACTGAGACATTGAAGAAACGAATGGAGCAGATCGCAGCAGTGCAGGGCCTTGGAGGGGTTTCATTGGAATGTGCTAGTATGTTGAACAGCATGTTGGATGTATACTTGAAGAAATTGATCGGATCATGTTTTGATCTGGTTGGATCAAGGTCTACACGTGAATTGAGAAAGCAATCTGCACACAAGCAGCAGCTTCAAGGCAAGGTTGTTAATGGTTTGTGGCCAAGTAATCACTTTCACATGCAGAGTAGCTCTGGGCCCACAGAAGTTTTGCAAGAACAGGGGCAGAGATGCTCAATTTCTTTGCTTGATTTCAAAGTGGCAATGGAGTTGAATCCCCAGCAGCTGGGTGAAGATTGGTCATTGCTGCTGGAAAAAATATGTATGCATTCGTTTGAAGAATGA